The following proteins are co-located in the Hippoglossus stenolepis isolate QCI-W04-F060 chromosome 23, HSTE1.2, whole genome shotgun sequence genome:
- the LOC118102666 gene encoding C-C motif chemokine 13-like, producing MRALHVLLLCVLGAALLSSVLCNNGLGPNDCCFSFYQGELAKARISSYQDTDSRCPRKAVLFMTKKSHEICADPKLQWVQSIMQQLDEESA from the exons ATGAGGGCCCTTcacgtcctgctgctgtgtgtcctgGGAGCTGCACTGCTCTCCTCAGTGCTCTGCAACA ATGGACTGGGTCCTAATGACTGCTGCTTCAGTTTTTACCAAGGAGAACTGGCGAAAGCTAGAATCAGTTCCTATCAAGACACTGATTCCAGGTGTCCGAGGAAGGCCGTCCT ttttatgaCAAAGAAGTCTCATGAAATCTGTGCGGATCCAAAGCTCCAGTGGGTTCAGAGCATCATGCAACAATTGGATGAAGAATCCGCGTAA
- the LOC118102663 gene encoding C-C motif chemokine 3-like: protein MRALHVLLLCVLGAALLSSVLCNIFSDELGPNDCCFGFYRGELAKARISSYQDTDSRCPRKAVLFMTKRSHRICADPKLQWVQSIMQQLDEESL from the exons ATGAGGGCCCTTcacgtcctgctgctgtgtgtcctgGGAGCTGCACTGCTCTCCTCAGTGCTCTGCAACA TCTTTTCAGATGAACTGGGTCCTAATGACTGCTGCTTCGGTTTTTACCGAGGAGAACTGGCGAAAGCTAGAATCAGTTCCTATCAAGACACTGATTCCAGGTGTCCGAGGAAGGCCGTCCT ttttatgaCAAAGAGGTCTCATAGAATCTGTGCGGATCCAAAGCTCCAGTGGGTTCAGAGCATCATGCAACAATTGGATGAAGAATCCTTGTAA
- the ccdc96 gene encoding coiled-coil domain-containing protein 96, translating into MDRESDHGEHEVKTPEDNNNLTSSTNGKEGVPAVMEASHHGEENSSAPVEASSSESGDPLPSTDSLTTSKHLHEDSERPVSQVEFDISDGDGRPMLHLETSESEGTTSPAQEEEKEAEEEEIAAASPDPTQSEGVISEEDEQLLWREQCEERDKALKHNSQLKMKLAKYLSKKSRDTVQLETLGSGQLQEYGKSNILTDMKQQLASDLEVAQQEAEELRLQSQEKSDKVEKEWKEFVALKQDVAVTVLSQYLGKRTAQTKVESTLASEQHKQDKLIKLWVICMKLKMRIHRLEAELRGVEDQRKDPVQLLIGQLHAARLEHKKLVERQNEESIRLQNRIRSSLEVLSNVKEKLFWSQREVQAKREQLAEVEAIVARKREVLTTIKNELKSLQRDIQRLKESQGILGNRLLLRDFEDTVNACDHLEEQLENLKRRISELLDKMEQEPAGTL; encoded by the exons ATGGACAGAGAGTCAGACCATGGAGAACACGAGGTGAAGACCCCAGAAGACAATAATAATCTCACTTCTTCTACTAATGGGAAAGAAGGGGTCCCAGCGGTTATGGAGGCCTCACATCATGGAGAGGAAAACTCTTCAGCTCCTGTTGAAGCCTCCTCCTCTGAGAGCGGAGATCCGCTCCCTTCCACCGACAGCCTCACAACAAGTAAACACCTGCATGAGGACAGTGAACGGCCAGTGTCCCAGGTTGAGTTTGACATCAGTGATGGCGATGGACGTCCCATGCTGCACCTTGAGACCTCGGAGAGCGAGGGGACTACGAGTCCTgcgcaggaggaagagaaggaggctgaagaagaggagatcGCTGCTGCCAGCCCCGACCCTACACAAAGTGAAGGCGTCATCAGTGAGGAGGACGAGCAGCTTCTGTGGAGGGAGCAGTGTGAAGAGAGAGATAAAGCCCTCAAACACAACAGCCAGCTGAAGATGAAGCTGGCCAAGTACCTCAGCAAGAAGTCCAGAGACACTGTCCAGCTGGAGACACTTGGCTCAGGACAACTGCAGGAGTATGGGAAGTCCAACATCCTGACTGACATGAAACAGCAGCTCGCCTCTGACTTAGAGGTGGCCCAacaggaggcagaggagctgAGGTTACAGTCCCAGGAGAAGTCAGACAAG GTGGAGAAGGAATGGAAAGAGTTTGTGGCACTGAAGCAGGATGTAGCTGTGACAGTGCTAAGCCAATACCTGGGTAAACGAACAGCTCAGACCAAAGTGGAATCAACGCTGGCATCAGAGCAGCATAAGCAGGACAAGCTGATCAAGCTGTGGGTGATTTGCATGAAGCTGAAGATGAGGATCCACAGACTGGAAGCAGAGCTCCGAGGGGTCGAGGATCAGCGCAAGGACCCTGTGCAGCTCTTGATTGGACAGTTGCATGCTGCAAGGCTGGAGCATAAAAAACTCGTCGAAAGGCAAAATGAGGAATCGATAAGGCTTCAGAACAGGATCCGCAGCAGCTTGGAG GTCCTGTCAAACGTAAAGGAGAAGCTGTTCTGGAGTCAGAGGGAGGTCCAGGCCAAGCGAGAGCAGCTGGCAGAGGTGGAGGCCATTGTTGCGAGGAAGAGAGAAGTCCTGACCACGATCAAGAATGAACTTAAAAGTCTGCAGAGGGACatccagaggctgaaggagaGCCAAGGCATACTGGGGAACAGGCTCCTGCTGCGGGACTTCGAGGACACTGTGAATGCCTGTGACCACCTGGAGGAACAGCTGGAGAATCTGAAGCGCCGCATATCTGAGCTGCTGGATAAGATGGAACAAGAACCTGCAGGCACCTTATGA
- the LOC118102668 gene encoding C-C motif chemokine 13-like: MRALHVLLLCVLGAALLSSVLCNNGLGPDDCCFGFYRGELAKARISSYQDTDSRCPRKAVLFMTKKSHEICADPKLQWVQSIMQQLDEESA, translated from the exons ATGAGGGCCCTTcacgtcctgctgctgtgtgtcctgGGAGCTGCACTGCTCTCCTCAGTGCTCTGCAACA ATGGACTGGGTCCTGATGACTGCTGCTTCGGTTTTTACCGAGGAGAACTGGCGAAAGCTAGAATCAGTTCCTATCAAGACACTGATTCCAGGTGTCCGAGGAAGGCCGTCCT ttttatgaCAAAGAAGTCTCATGAAATCTGTGCGGATCCAAAGCTCCAGTGGGTTCAGAGCATCATGCAACAATTGGATGAAGAATCCGCGTAA
- the LOC118102665 gene encoding eotaxin-like, which yields MRALHVLLLCVLGAALLSSVLCNNGLGPDDCCFGFYRGELAKARISSYQDTDSRCPRKAVLFMTKRSRKICVDPKLPWVQSIMQQLDEESL from the exons ATGAGGGCCCTTcacgtcctgctgctgtgtgtcctgGGAGCTGCACTGCTCTCCTCAGTGCTCTGCAACA ATGGACTGGGTCCTGATGACTGCTGCTTCGGTTTTTACCGAGGAGAACTGGCGAAAGCTAGAATCAGTTCCTATCAAGACACTGATTCCAGGTGTCCGAGGAAGGCCGTCCT TTTTATGACAAAGAGGTCTCGTAAAATCTGTGTGGATCCAAAGCTCCCGTGGGTTCAGAGCATCATGCAACAATTGGATGAAGAATCCTTGTAA